The bacterium DNA window CAACTCGTCTCCATATTTCCCCATGACTTCTGTGGCGGCGGACATTTGTTCTTGTCCCCCTTTAACTTTTTGTTCAATTTCCGAAGCAATGGTCTGAAATAGGGTTGGATTTTCTTTAACGATCTTGATGATCCTGTTAATTTCTTCATCGGGAACATCACCCAATTTCGATTTGATTAATTTTTTTAATAAAAATTCTTGAAACATATTACAAGATATCTTATCACAATCTTAAAAATTCAATAGCCCCGCTGCGCAATAATTTTTCGTCATGGCAATAGAAAAGGTTATTACACAGCGGGTTTAATAACCTAAATCCATAAAACTTGGCTGAAACGTCCGATTAAAGGAAACGCCGATAGTTTTAATCCCGCTTATCTTTTTATCATGTATCGTTACTTCGAGGATAAGTCCCTTATTTGTATCTTCTGAAAAATTTTGATCGAATATAAAATTACCCAAGCTATACGCGATATATCCGCCGCGATATTCTTCAACTTCCTGCACCACATGTGGGTGATGTCCAACAATAAGCGACGCTCCAGCATCGATTGCACCATGCGCAACTCGTTCCTGAAAATCATTGTGCTTTGTTTCGTACTCATCGCCCCAATGCAGTGACACCACGACAATATCCGCGAGAGTTTTTGCGATTTCTATGTCACGCTTCATAACTTTTTCGTCAAGATATGAAATTGCCGGAACAGAATCCTCTGCTCCCCGCGAACGCGGAAGAAGATTTGTGTATCCCAAGAATGCCACCTTAGTGCCTTTTACATCTCGTATCACAGGACGATGTGCATCTTCAAAATTAATTCCGCCACCGACCGCGTCAATCTCCGAAAGACGCAGTACGGCAAGCGTGTCGAGAAATGCGTTACGTCCATAATCAAAAATATGATTATTGGCGACTGAAAGCACGGTGAAATTGGAATCAGTGAGACTTTGAGCGGCATAGGGGTCCGCATTAAATGAATAGATGCTTCCTTGGTTTTGTCCGCGTCCGGAAATCGGACCTTCTAGATTTCCGAACACGAGATCGGCTTTTTGTAAGTATTCTCTCACGTGCTTAAATGGATAAAGCCAATTATTTTGCTTCGCCATAATTTCCCCGATACCTCGTGAAAGCATAATGTCGCCCACAAATACCATTGTTCCATGGTTATTATTATTCACGAGATTGATGTCTGGTAATTCAATAGACTGTAGTTGCTCTTGAGTAACTTCCTCAACCGTCTCATTCGACAAAAGAACATTCGCCTGTTGTCCACCGATAGATAAACTTGCTGATATCGCACTTAAAGACAACCACACGGCAAGTAATGAAAATATGATTCCGGTGTATTCAATTAATCGGATAACTTTTTTGTAGAACATATCCATGACGTATCTTCTTGATAAATAACGCGGGAAGTCATTGTGGTGTTTCCCGTCTCTTAAAATAATTTTTTACTCTTGCTTTTAATATCGGGAAACGATCTTTTAATAATCCCACACCCGCAACTTCTAGGCCGAGGAATATAATAATACTTCCAGGAATAATAGGAACGACGAGCGCCACGAGACCCGTTAGAATGAGCACAATACCAAGTATTTTTTTTGCCATAAATATTTTGAACTTTTTTGTCGGGACGCCGAGAATCGAACTCGGACCGCATCCACCCCATGGATGTATACTACCACTATATTACGTCCCGCTTAAGTAATGACATCTTTTAATATTGAAATGTGCCTCGCCACGATACAAACTTTATTTACCTACTTGTCCCTCCTTCTGGTCGGTCTGCTAGGAATCAAACATGGTCTTCAAAAATTTCTTATGGAAACTTCCGCGGAAGTCCCCGGGACTTCTGGTCGAACATTTTATCGGGGTACAGAGAATCAAACCCTGTCTTCACTTGCCGGCAGGCAGGCGCACCTTCACCCCCACACCAATTTTTTCTTTCGGGACACTGGGAATCGAACCCAGTCTTCACGCACCCGAAGCGTGTGTACTACCGGTATACTATGTCCCGGCAAATTGGTGTGGGGGTGTGGCATGCATACTACCGGCATACTATACCCCGATAAAATGTTCGACCCCGAAGCGCACGTACCACCAGTACATGCCTATCCGGCAGGCATGTACCAACAGCTCGCTTTCTCAATAGCGTGCTTATAGTATTATCATTATTTCTTCTTGTGCTCAAGTTGCACATCACGCGCCGCTTCACGGTATGCGCAATATTCACATCCATCCCCTACCTTGGGAATTGCGTCACTCTCTAAGCACTCCTTGATATTCGTGATTGTTTTCTCCACCCAAGAATCGTCACCCTTGTAGGTAATCAACGTGACATCAAATTCAAGTTTTCCATCAAACGCTTTTTTGTCTTTAATGCCATTTGCGTACACAAAATATCCGGTATTGGAAACCTTAAAATCATTTTTTCGTAAAAGCCACTGATAGATTTCCATTTGCCGCTTGTATCCGTCATGCCAATCTTGATCAAGGGCGGTAATTTCTTCGTCTTTGCTCGTCGCCTTGTAATCAACGACAATAAGTTCTCCGTTTGGATTCACCCAAATATCATCCACCGCGCCAGAGATTGTAAAACCTGTTTTCTCGTGAAAATGTTCAACACCTTTAAAATTTTCTCGCCATGTATCAAGGTCTTTGTGCACAAAGGGAACTGCGTCTACGCCATAATGCTTCATCAATGGGTGTGCGGTTTTTGCGACACGGTGAATATCAAATTCTTTTTTAAGAAGATGGTCGACGGCACTATTGAGATTAAAAGGAAATCCTGGCGGGCGTGCTGTACCAAGCTTGTTGTCGA harbors:
- a CDS encoding CapA family protein — its product is MFYKKVIRLIEYTGIIFSLLAVWLSLSAISASLSIGGQQANVLLSNETVEEVTQEQLQSIELPDINLVNNNNHGTMVFVGDIMLSRGIGEIMAKQNNWLYPFKHVREYLQKADLVFGNLEGPISGRGQNQGSIYSFNADPYAAQSLTDSNFTVLSVANNHIFDYGRNAFLDTLAVLRLSEIDAVGGGINFEDAHRPVIRDVKGTKVAFLGYTNLLPRSRGAEDSVPAISYLDEKVMKRDIEIAKTLADIVVVSLHWGDEYETKHNDFQERVAHGAIDAGASLIVGHHPHVVQEVEEYRGGYIAYSLGNFIFDQNFSEDTNKGLILEVTIHDKKISGIKTIGVSFNRTFQPSFMDLGY
- a CDS encoding PD-(D/E)XK nuclease family protein, whose amino-acid sequence is MSQFYKPHRKPDWNYGGPRWRLSRSKIDLFVNCPRCFYIDNKLGTARPPGFPFNLNSAVDHLLKKEFDIHRVAKTAHPLMKHYGVDAVPFVHKDLDTWRENFKGVEHFHEKTGFTISGAVDDIWVNPNGELIVVDYKATSKDEEITALDQDWHDGYKRQMEIYQWLLRKNDFKVSNTGYFVYANGIKDKKAFDGKLEFDVTLITYKGDDSWVEKTITNIKECLESDAIPKVGDGCEYCAYREAARDVQLEHKKK